A stretch of DNA from Gasterosteus aculeatus chromosome 7, fGasAcu3.hap1.1, whole genome shotgun sequence:
GCAGGGGGAAAATGACTACCGTTTCTTAGTTATTTCCAGGCTAGAATTTGTGAATTAAAATGACAACTGGACGACTCGGCCTTCCTCCCCAGGGCCCTGGAGCTGCACGCTTTGGCTCCGGACGAGTGGTTCTCGGATGGCGTCGTCTACCCGAAGCTGCCCTGGCTGTCCGCCGACCTGCTGCCCAAACTGGTGCGCTGGGGCACAGAGTGCAAGACCAGCGAGTTCAAGAGCACCTTGTCCCTGCTGCCGGTGGAGAAGTACAGCGTTATGTACcagcagctgaaggagaagTACAAGGCCATGGTGAAGGTAAAGTCTGCTCGGCGTAAAGGCCGTGGTTTTACACATCTACAATGCTGTTGACATCTAATTATTGTTCATTTGTGTCATGCTCTCTAGATTTGGCCAGAGGTTACAGATCCTGAGAAATTTGTCTATGAGGATGTTGCCATTGCTACATATCTCCttgtgagtttaaaaaaatgtatatcttCTATCCATTATAATAGAAGAAAAGCCCTCGCGGCGAGCGAAAGGCTCTCAGTGAGGCTGCGTCTCTGTCGCTGTAATGCAGGTGCTGTGGGCCGAGGAGCGAGCGGAGAAAGGTCTGACCAGCAGACAGTCCTTTGTGGACTTGGGATGTGGAAACGGGCTCCTGGTTCACATACTGACCGGCGAAGGGGTAAGCTGGGGCGTAAATGTTGGCTGTGTGCGCTAGAAAGTCATGAGGTGTGAAGTTGCTTACGAGTTGGAAGTTTGCTTTAAGGGCTTCTTTATGTGTGCTGTAAACTAAAACTGAACCGAGGACAGTCAGAAGCCGCCTCTTAGTGtcacattaaatacaaaaaaacagtcTCTTCATAGTTTAAGAGGCACATAATTAGCTTTTCAACAAGAAAAAATTATGACGCGATAATTAAAATTGCTGCAGATACATTTTCTTTCAGCTATTTAATCAATCGAATCCTTTTTGAAGCGGATGTTGTGGCTGACTGGCGATGCTTATCAGGTAGATCCTTATAAACTAATTACAAAAACAGCCATCCCAAAGAAGAAATCTTCCCAGTCAGCTTAATCCTCGacatgatggaggccactgtgagGGGATCAACAAACCATTGACCAAACCAGGTGAGCCGCTGACCTGCGTGCCTTCTCGCGTTGCAGCATCCCGGCAGGGGCATCGACGTTCGGAGGAGGAAGATCTGGGACATGTACGGCCCCCAGACTCTGCTGGAGGTGAGCGCGAGCGGGGCGGACACGTTGCTACcatattcaggttttttttaattggtgttATTATCTTTTCACATGAAGCTGAGAATCCACGTAGGTGTCTAATCGGCCGCCGTCACCCCCtcactgcagctgctgctttgtgctgtTGATCCGCGGAGGGAAGGCGCGTTCCACTTTTTAACGGAGGGAACTTTGGAGACAACTTTTTGAACAATTAACGCGCAAAATTTAAATTAGGTTGctggtagaaaaacaaaaaaacatctcaggTCAAGgtcaatgatttaaatgtttgttaaataaattgtttttattgatagTCATGCAACTATTAAAATTAGTTTACTGACAGAATCCCTTACCGTCCATTTATCACTTTTAATACCTTTTTAGGTTTAGGACAAAAGAAGCATTGGCTCGTCACCCCCCCTGGACTCCGCCCTTCACTCCACAACAAGCTGCTGACTGCTTCTATTTCAGGTCATCTATTATTGAGGCATTTTTGGGGAGCAGATGTGGCAGACCGATCTTCCTCGGCCCCCCCGAGGGGGGCGGCGCACCCTTAAATCTCCATTTTTCGGCGGCTCTCTTTGAACCCTCAGTGGCGCTAACCTGCTTCATTTGTCACCTCGCTGAATATGAAACGTTTTCATGTAAATTCTCCACTGGCTTCGCCGGCATCGTGttattttgatcatttgaaagcCACCGCTTTGATCACGAAAGGCTCAGAGACGAGATCCCTTTTCAtacatttcccccccccgacagcTGTGCCGAGATATATCGAAAGGTTGAGCAAAAGAAAGTGCTTTTTGGGACAATCCCCATTAATGGGCTCGCAATCAAATCACAGCCGCATGCATCTTCCTCCCAGCTCTGAAgagctcttgtgtgtgtgtttgtttgttttttggggggtcttTGCTATTTCAGGAAAAGGCAATTACTCCCAGCGAGCGCTTCTTATTCCCGGGCGCGGACTGGCTGATTGGGAACCACTCGGACGAGCTCACACCGTGGATTCCTGTTATAGCTGCCAGGCGAGTCATCAACAGACACAATCTCACTCTGCCGCTCGAGTGCCAGCTGATCTTTCTAATTTAGAATCGCATTACGGGCAGGAGGGAGGACGTGTGAATGTGGGTGCGCGCGTTAGGCCTTCTCCCTCTCGTAGGTCCACCACCTGGTGGCGATGTTGATCCTGAGCCTCCTGCTATTCGCTTAACGTGCTGACAGATGATAATCTCTGCTAATGGATTCTTGTTTCCCGTCTTTAGTAAGGATTCAGTGTTGTAAAGGGGTCTCTGCTCTCACTGCAGGTCCTCTTACTCCTGCCGGTACTTcgtcctcccctgctgcttctTTGACTTCTACGCAAAGTACCAGCGACGCCAGTGCATGAAGTCTCAGTACAAAGAATACATCGACTTCATCGCGGAGGTGAGCCGAGTCAGTGGCTTCAACACCGAGGAGGACTGCCTGAGGATACCGTCCACCAAGCGGGTCAGAGCTCACTGCTTTCCATCCCTAGACGCTtgtcgtgtgtgttttttgtttcggacacgaggcaaaaaaaaataaataaaaaactccCACGATGCAACTTGATGAGGGCACAGGAACCCAGCTGATAACGCGTAGTGCTCCTCTAACACTTTTACCACTGCGGTGGTCTGCGTGGACAACAAGGTACATAGACTCTTTTAAAAGGTTATTTCTTGGACCTCGTAGCTGATTCCTTTGACTTCCGTTCCAAAAGAAAACCTCATTAGAATGGTCAGCAAAAGGATGATAAAATGCATCGCTGTTCTTCGCCGTGCATCTCTGACTTTTCTCCACCTGAGCCTCACTTAGTGCAGACGGACAGACATAAATCCAGTCTTTATTGTTCCCTAAGGGACGCGTCTCTCACAGCTGGCAGCCATTAATGGCTCCACAACACACGGACACTTGTTTTTTCCATTGAAACGAACGCACACTTGTGTTGATCATTTTGAGGTGTAActtttggacccccccccccccgcaggtgtGTCTGGTGGGGAAGTCGAGAAACTACCAGCCGTCGGACGACGCCGAGGCGGAGAGTCGAAGGGCTCGTTACATTCAGAGCCACCGGGCTGCCCCCCCGAGTGACGGCGGCGGTCGCCCCGGAGACAAAGACGCTGACGGGGACCCCGGCGGCGGCTGGGGAGCGGGCTTCCAGCCCAGAGAGCGGGTCGAAGCGGTTCAAAACTGCGCCGCCCTCCCGCGGGACTTGGTCGACGGCGTGGTACTGCAGGTGGCCAACGCTCTCCTGGGAATGGCGGAGGACGACCCCGGGGCGACCCCCACCGGCTGGAATGAAGGaggtaaacccccccccaccccaagcCACAAAACACCTgagtcaaaaagaaatccagGTTCAGAAGTTGAGTAAAAAAGGGCAAAGGGTCTGTAACATGACGTCTTTTCGTGAACAGAATTACAACAAAAGGCTCACACTGACAAACACGTGTTGGATTTAACTTTCTTGcacatttttgtgtgttcaaagaaaatattattattaatcatgAATTAAATGACTCTTTATTTTGCTAGATATCAATTGGACTATTTATGTGTGATTTAAAGTTAGCTGAAATTTGCCCCGAATTTGAGATTGTACCTTCAGATATATGCTAAGCTACCTACGTTGGCTTTAGCGGGAGTTTAGTCCGAGTCTTTATTTAGCGTTGTTCTAGTTTTTTGCAACCATTATTATAACACAATTACCAGTATATTGTAACGCATACGTTTTAAATACAGCTAGGAAAAAATATAAACTTGGCTGAAGTTCAATCTCATCTGTAGCTGTGGCTAGCAGTCGCTAGCAGTCGCTAGCTCACCATGACCTTCTTCTTAGTACGGTTTGGGAGGAAACGGCTGTAAGGCCGGTTAGCCTAGCGTAGCGAATAAGCGTTTTCCTAACAAACCTCTTGTATTTCTTGTAGTTGCCTTCGCAGGGCAGCATGAATCACTCCTCACATTTCACCGCCGCCCCCAGTCACCCTATCcgaaccccaccccccccctgccgcccCCCATCTCTCCTCGAcaccagcccccctccctctctgcatcAGTCACCGGTGCCTGCGTGACACACACAGCGCCGCCTCTTTGAACTTCGTATCTCACCCTCTGCCAgccacttcctgctgctgcgcGGCGCATCAGAGTGCCACATACGCACGCTGCCTCACAGCACACGCATGTACACACCCCGCCCACGTGTCACGTTCGCCAACGCCTCTGCATCCCcggctgctgcacacacacacacacacacacacacgacatatAAATGACACGAGGAGATGAGGACTACTAACATTAACGGATGTCACTGCTGAAATTCCAAGGTAGAGCGAATGAAGGGAGCCCGTGACCCTGCGTGGAGATGACTTGATGAATAATGCACCAGCGTCTATGATTTATGCATGAAGATGCATTTGTATTGAGGTATTCCCACCAGTTATCTGCTGTTGGAATAAAGGGTGAATCCAGTGCTCAGCCAACCTAAATGGGGAAAAAGGGCTTTGAGGTTTCTGTATCCATCTTAAAATATATGaggttgtttatttttgtatttctccGGAGTGAAAAATGAATCCTTTAACAccagcagtgattgacaggctattttttgtgtgtgtgtgtgtgttgggaaatGAGGTCGCCTTTGATTCGGAATCAAACCGTGGAACcaaacttattttcttttcacttttccTAACCGGTGCGATTGGTCTGATTCTCCTCTCGCTGGTTTTTCAGAAAAGCAAAGGATGATCCGAGTGGAGTTATTAATTCATGCGTGCCGCTCTGCTGACTGGACTCGGGTAGTTATGTAATCGTGCTGAGAACGAAAGTCGCTACGTAGCTCGCATTAAACGCCGCATCACTGCACCTGGAAGTGTTTTTTCTAAAGTCAGGTTGAATAAGTCTACGTGAATCCAAAAGAACGCTCTTTGTAATGTTCCTTTTGTGCAACCATTGTATCTGCCCTGAGTGCTAATAGCCTGCATGGAAGAGGGAGTGGGTGTGTTCCACAGTATGCTATTAACAACGCGCTTTTTGCCAGactcatcattattatcatcatcatcatcatcatcttcctccaCAGCTGAACTGAACTCCCCTCACACATAATATTATACCTCGTTCCTGATATTAGAGCCACAGCAGTTAGTCAATTGATCGGTTTGTCTGTCAACACGAGGTTTGTCAGCAACTTAATCATTACAGTATAAATTAATGCTAAATACGAGCAATTTGGAGGTGTGAATTTAGCGTTTAGGGTCATTCCAATTGGCCCGTTTTCAGTTTTTAGTGAACAAACTGTTTGGCTGGAATGATCCAGGAGTTATTGGCACATTGTTCCGTCATGGAAatagaatttattttttgtcgggaatcaaaaataaatgttatgttCCTGTTCTCTCATTTATTCAGAGGCAGCTGATTTGTGATTATGGTTATTATGAGCGTTGTAATTATGAGTGGGAGGGTATTTATCGGCTTTTCTCAGGATTTTACTTCACAAGAATAACTGCTTGATTATAGACAACAAGAAGATTACTCTGTGTGGCAGAAAGAgcctccttcccctctcttttcccccccccaaacttTTTAATTTATGTTGACCCCTTTAGATAATTctgactttaaaaataaaaaaatactcaaCAATTTTTCAGCATTTTCAGGTTTTActgagaataaaaataaattcagcAACCTTATATTGCATCGGTGCTCATGGCAATGatcctttcaaatgtttttttttttttccccgcacTCGGCAATCTTGGAGCCAATTTGTCTGCACTCGGCCTGATTCTGAATTGCCTTAAGCAGCAAAAACAATCCTCAACAACAAGCAATCAATCACTCGCCATCGCGGCGCTCTGCACGCGGGATGCTCGGCCCTAAAAGTAAAAAGTCCCAACTGCGCGTCAAACCGAGCCATTAATAACCCCCTCCGTTGGTCTCAGTCCAAGTAGAGTCGCCTCTGTCAATACTGCCCCCCCTGTCCCATTAATCCCCATTAAGATCGTGGGCAGTAAAGGGCAGCTCTAAATGCTGTATTGATATTGTATTAAGGACCCGGAGGTCCCTGGCGTCTGCCCGGTTTCACGCTGTGCAGCACAGGACGGTCTTTGGCTGCGTGAGCGTCTGGGAATGTGGGGAGTGTTTGATGCAtatattttgggggttttaactCGGCAATTTTACCAGCTGTATTTGGGAGGACGGTGTGTTTTGGAATGAAAAGTTCCGAGTTGAAGTTGTAGAGTTGCTGCCTCGTTATGAATAAACAAATTGAAAAGATTTAATatgaatgtttttatattagcTTTAAGATAGCAACTGAACTGGAGATACATTTCCCACTGGATTTCTCCTGTTCAATGCATTGTGATGTCTGCAGAGTCACATACCAATATCGTTGTGAAAAGGCACGAAGGAGCATTGGAAGTCCTGCAGTGTGTCCTGCTCCGATATGTCAGAGAAATGGTAGGGAGGGGGCGGCACTGTCGTTTGTACGAACCAAAGGTCAGTCCTGATTGAATTATTTTCTGGGGGTAAAAGGTCAActgaagaaatacagaaaatgtCCTGCAGCGGAGCCCAAAGCGCGGCGCTGCTCAGCAATCTGCCGCCTCGTCGCTAAAAACCCACAGCGGAGGACTTTCCGTCTCCCACTTTCCACCTTTCTCGCCTTTTTTAGCCTCCGCGGCCCGGCGGTGACTCGCGCTCGCTCACAGCTCGCAGCTTTATTCCTGCGCAGGCCTCGAGCGGTGTGTGTTAAACGTATTGATGAATGTGGCATCGAAAGACTTGCTTCCTGGTCTCGTGTGACTCTCTTGTTCTTtgctcttttctcccccccccccccccccccctccccctgaagGCAGCCTCTCCGTGAGCGAGGCCGCTGGGCTGTTGGTGCAGGAAACCCTGCAGCGGCTGAAGAAGGAGTGTGGAGGCCTCCAGACGCTGCTCAAGAACAACCACCAGGTCTTCAGAGGTAGCCGCACTCACCTGCTCATTGTGCTTTCTCGTACCAAAGGGGACGTCCGGAGGGACAACGTTGTCGTGTCTTCTCTTTCAGTAGAAGGAGGGAGGGTGTACATACGAGACTGGCGGGACAGGAAGTCCTCCGGGGCGGACGCCAGGAGGAGGCCCGTCGTACCCGGGGCGCTGAAGACCCGCCCCTGCTGGTTCTATGACCACCACCCTCAGCGCTGCCCCCTGCAGGCCGAACACTGCGCCTTCGCCCACGGGCCGGACGACCTCCGGCCCTCCACCCGACCGCTGAAGAAGATGAGAAAGGACACCCGTTGATcggcttttttatttattttttatttatctgatgAAGTTGAGCGTCTACTGATCTAATGTACTGATTAACAGTATTAATTCTTAggtctgcagccacagagaGTAAGGAGGTACGAGCAGTGTGATCGTTATCGGGGCCACGTTGCatcatgttgtgtgtttatgGAACGGATCACGTACTAgatcctttttatttctttcatggacctttttcttcttttttcctgtcaaaccccccccccccccccccccccatgtgcttCACTGGGACACTTAGTCCACCTGAGACAGGTGCTCTGAGGTTCGCAGACAGGGCGGCGGATGAAGGCTGGGGGCGGCGTTTGAACGCGGTAAATGTTATCGGTATGAATAATTTGTTGGCAGGAgactggggggggagggggggtgagctGCTGTGTCTCTCTAACACAGTTTGCCATCAGCCTTTGGCTCAAATGTCAAAAACCAGCAaagacccccccaaccctcccccaTCAGGGACTGCAGCGAGGCAACAACAATCGCGCCGCCGATGCAACGCGGCGTAAAAGGCCGATGATTTATTGGCTAAGATACGGATGCGAGGTGGCGACCCGGAGCCACGTTGTTCgcgtggttttatttttatttgcatcGTGCACCTGTCTCGCAGGTATTTCAACGTGCCGTTTCCTGACGTTACACGATGGGACATTTCGCCCTTTGTAGCCACTAACgcgcaaacgcagcgctgaagCTTGAAGGGTCGGTTCACCCAAATGACGAGAAACAGCGTGTCAAGCCTGGTTTCCTGTGAAGGAGCATTCTGCCAGTAGAAGGAGCCCTGCAGGGAATGTCTGCAACAGAAATAGCAATGCTCCTTTTAATGTGAGTCATCATTTTGACTTTTCAACATGTTCACGTTGTTTTCCTCCTTTGACTAAGACAATTCTGCATATTTTGACCTTGTTTAATCTCATCATTTtgtttaataaacaaacaacgAACAAAGTATTTCGACTACATTCTTTGAATTTTAACTTCACCGTGACCCAATTATCTTAAATACGGACCAATGAAATGCTCTCAATCGTAATGCAAGTTTGTGTATTGGTATCTTGTATACTTCACGTGAACCTTTTTGAACCTTGCTGCAGGGGAGCGTGACGTCTTCTGGTAGCCGAGTTGCTCACCTgacgccccccccacacacacacactctcctgcCATGACCTTTCTGACCCCGGCCTCTTCCGACCACCGTTAATAAGCCATCGTTATGAGCGTGTTTAAGTCCGCCTCGCTCACTGCCCTGGAGATCCTTCCCTCTGTCCTCAGCCGCCCTCACATAAACACTTCACTGGAGGTCTGTTGCTCACCCAGCCGAGGAATACACCATGGTGCCAAAAACGACTGCtacaaacaagaaaacacttCTCACCACACGACGCACGCAGCTGACTTTGTAACGAGAGCCTGGGTTTGGTAAACTAGGCAGATCAAGAGATGTCAACAAATGACGCATTTGATAAAACACGTATTTGAAAGCGGTTACACATGAAGCAAAGCCACTTTAGTGCTGGTACAATAATGGTTATGTAACCATGACGCGCCCATAAAATTGTCACAAGTTAACCACATTTTTATCCAAACATCTTTTGACCGATCAAATGACTTTGCAGTACCTCAGTAGCTGCGTTTTAAGAGTAGATGTTTGTAGTTACAACTGCAGAGGAGATAATACATTGTCTGTGATACATAAATCCGAATTAGGAAATGTTATTTGGTAAAAACTACTGTTTCCTTCGCTCAGTCGGTCTTCATCGTATAGAAATAAGTGATATCGTATACAAAAACAAGTGTATCCCAACGTTGAATTAAGAAAACGTTCTAAATTTACTTCCAAATCCTCTCCTACAGACACAGATTCCACGGTGCACAAGAAAGTCATTGCAACAAATCCGTAACCCCACAAATATGCCACATCTAAAAGTTTAAAATTTCTCCTTCTGAGACAGCGTGGCCTCCTTTGTCGCTCAGTGAATGAGCTTCTGAGTCCATTGAAATCACAGCGTAACGGACGGCCTTCAAAATACACAATCGCGTACGTGAGGGCGTTTTGGTTCACGAGGTGCCGAAGATAGAAGAACAAAGCATGGGAGCATTGAACGGCTCCACGCGTGCAGCACTGTGCTGAGGATCCGGTGGTTTATTCTGCAAATGAACCTTCGCAACTTGGTGATTTTTCCTGCAAATAtccaaagggggaaaaaaaaaaacatagacaATATCTGTTCAGGGGAGACGGCGAAGGCAAAGGGACCCCACGGAGGGACGAAACGACTCCCCCGCGCTGCAGATCTAGGTCAGGGAGAAGCCGACAACTTTCGCTGCGTGTGCCTCATGCTTTATTCATGGTGGCACCGAGGGGCCCGGTGATGAACATAAGTCTCTCTCAGCAGAGCGAGCCGAGCATCACTGCGACGCTGACAGCTGCCACTGCCGTGACTCACTCCCTCTGAATGTTGCCGCCTCTCAGAGTCTTCtcgttttgtctgtgtgtgtgttttctggagAAAAGTGTCagtatgcagtgtgtgtgtgtgtgttgttgttttttttgctgtcgtTGACGACTTAATGTGGAAAAGGTGTCCTCAAGTCTAATCTACTTCAATCTCCaacatttttgcaaaacatttatcTGCCTGATATCTTTAGACTCTGTGACACATTCTGACCTTATATTTTTAGATCTTATATTTTTCATGACATACTTACAccatcacattttttaaaaataattgttgaCACATACACCCCCTTTCACGACGTCCTCATCGCCTCCTCAGCGCCGGGTGGGGAAGAGAAAAGGGCGGAGGGAGGCCGTCAAGCCTTCACACCTGATGCTCCCCCAGCGAGTTGTCGCATGAACTGAGAGCAGCGGGACGAGTGAGATAAAGGGGCTctggtgggaggaggggagaacaCTTACTTCAAAAAAGGTTGACAGTTGCCGAGCGAAGGCGGTTCCTCTTCTCGACGTAGTTGGAAatatgcaaaacacacaatggGCCGTCCACCCAATT
This window harbors:
- the trmt44 gene encoding putative tRNA (uracil-O(2)-)-methyltransferase; translation: MPKLFEITFPGECKTLPEGFWSAVDVWIKKPHVVNKRLCGTTETESTDVGEEALLFLLDDPELLHEALSFITNEVPPAQGHEGESPWSSTVRTVIPKVNSYGTNLHKEVVLKDFGRQLVSFLPFEEDSEGRVSLKRGNVYQFQLLHQDGEGWALELHALAPDEWFSDGVVYPKLPWLSADLLPKLVRWGTECKTSEFKSTLSLLPVEKYSVMYQQLKEKYKAMVKIWPEVTDPEKFVYEDVAIATYLLVLWAEERAEKGLTSRQSFVDLGCGNGLLVHILTGEGHPGRGIDVRRRKIWDMYGPQTLLEEKAITPSERFLFPGADWLIGNHSDELTPWIPVIAARSSYSCRYFVLPCCFFDFYAKYQRRQCMKSQYKEYIDFIAEVSRVSGFNTEEDCLRIPSTKRVCLVGKSRNYQPSDDAEAESRRARYIQSHRAAPPSDGGGRPGDKDADGDPGGGWGAGFQPRERVEAVQNCAALPRDLVDGVVLQVANALLGMAEDDPGATPTGWNEGGSLSVSEAAGLLVQETLQRLKKECGGLQTLLKNNHQVFRVEGGRVYIRDWRDRKSSGADARRRPVVPGALKTRPCWFYDHHPQRCPLQAEHCAFAHGPDDLRPSTRPLKKMRKDTR